Proteins encoded by one window of Rhodamnia argentea isolate NSW1041297 chromosome 6, ASM2092103v1, whole genome shotgun sequence:
- the LOC115746044 gene encoding protein PLASTID TRANSCRIPTIONALLY ACTIVE 16, chloroplastic: MAPTLTSNSFLLTTPPRSKLGPLKNSRLTTLAKKSGPSPFPPFRLGNASAVAEEGPMSGENGENGPANFNPFRLNLGKITDMKSMVPVMSDKSSGLSFARRKDPGTVFVAGATGQAGVRIAQQLLRGGFSVRAGVPDLGAAQELARLAAQYKIISNEESKRLNAVESTFQGTESIAKAIGNASKVVVTIGPAEYGPTTEVTTSDALQVIQAAKLAGVGHVAIVYDANAASTYNVLDGISSFFNNLFSRSQPLTMPEFLQKLAEVDVSYTLIKTSLTEDYTPESSYSIVVAAEGRGGANDYKVARSQIASLVAGVFSNTAVAENKVVEVSTDPSAPSRPIDELFSAIPEDGRRNEYKEALAKAKAEEEARTAAEKAQEAAEVAKKLEEEVKKLSKQEAKATSLAEEAKEKAEAAGISMEGLFSKAQDFRAGLNLDKLGSELVNSARSSVEKPKMQIATVRGQAKAQSLTPQKALIKQPRPTLFSPKVAKEEPKPKPKQQAEPKKEVRKVFGGLFQQETIYIDDD, from the exons ATGGCTCCCACTCTTACCTCCAACTCATTCCTCCTCACAACTCCACCGCGCTCTAAGCTCGGCCCCCTCAAGAACTCCAGGCTCACCACGCTCGCCAAGAAGTCCGGTCCCAGTCCATTCCCTCCGTTTCGTCTCGGCAATGCCTCGGCGGTGGCGGAGGAAGGACCGATGTCCGGGGAGAACGGGGAAAATGGCCCAGCCAATTTCAATCCATTCCGGCTCAACTTAGGAAAGATCACCGACATGAAGTCCATGGTGCCTGTCATGAGCGACAAGTCTTCGGGGTTGTCGTTCGCTAGGAGGAAGGACCCGGGGACGGTGTTTGTCGCGGGGGCAACGGGCCAAGCCGGTGTACGCATTGCACAGCAGTTGCTGAGGGGAGGTTTCAGCGTCAGGGCAGGTGTGCCGGATCTTGGCGCAGCCCAGGAGTTGGCTCGCCTGGCCGCTCAATACAAG ATAATATCGAATGAAGAATCGAAACGCCTGAACGCCGTTGAATCCACTTTCCAAGGCACGGAATCGATTGCGAAAGCCATTGGAAACGCTAGCAAAGTGGTGGTCACCATCGGACCAGCCGAGTACGGCCCCACCACGGAAGTCACCACCTCGGACGCCTTGCAGGTGATCCAAGCTGCCAAGTTAGCGGGAGTTGGCCACGTGGCGATCGTCTACGACGCGAACGCGGCCTCCACATACAACGTGCTGGATGGCATCTCCTCATTCTTCAACAACCTCTTCTCCCGGTCGCAGCCGTTGACGATGCCCGAGTTCTTGCAGAAGCTAGCGGAAGTCGACGTGAGCTACACGCTCATCAAGACAAGTTTGACGGAGGATTACACACCCGAGAGTTCCTATAGCATTGTGGTGGCGGCCGAGGGAAGGGGTGGCGCGAACGACTACAAA GTTGCAAGGTCTCAGATAGCATCACTTGTCGCCGGCGTTTTCTCCAACACAGCTGTGGCAGAGAACAAG GTGGTGGAAGTTTCTACGGACCCATCCGCTCCTTCGCGGCCTATAGATGAGCTTTTCAG TGCCATCCCTGAGGACGGAAGAAGAAACGAGTACAAAGAGGCGCTTGCGAAAGCGAAAGCCGAGGAGGAGGCACGAACAGCTGCCGAGAAAGCCCAGGAAGCGGCTGAGGTTGCAAAGAAGCTCGAGGAAGAAGTGAAGAAGCTCTCGAAGCAAGAGGCCAAGGCCACGAGTCTCGCGGAAGAAGCCAAAGAGAAGGCAGAGGCTGCTGGGATTTCGATGGAGGGCCTATTCAGCAAAGCCCAGGACTTCCGAGCGGGTCTAAACTTAGACAAGCTTGGCTCTGAGCTTGTGAACTCCGCGCGGAGTTCGGTGGAGAAGCCGAAAATGCAGATCGCTACGGTGAGAGGGCAGGCCAAGGCTCAGAGCTTAACTCCGCAGAAGGCGCTGATCAAGCAGCCTCGCCCAACCCTGTTTAGTCCAAAAGTGGCAAAGGAGGAGCCGAAGCCAAAGCCGAAACAGCAGGCCGAGCCGAAGAAGGAAGTGAGGAAGGTGTTTGGTGGGCTGTTTCAGCAAGAGACCATCTACATCGACGACGACTGA
- the LOC115746050 gene encoding tropinone reductase homolog At5g06060-like — MFQTLGPHCPPSSLPLFPKPQLSLRPTLFTRQTALDINSLHCSRKKHSFRSITNSLPSAGTTTGPRLDNRWSLRGMTTLVTGGTRGIGNAIVTELVGFGARVHTCSRDLNELERCLKEWAAGGYEVTGSVCDVSIREEREKLMGTVSSVFHGKLNILVNNVGTNIRKPAVDFTAEEFTLLMATNFESMFHLCQLAHPLLKASGLGSVVFTSSVSGFVSLKSMSVHGATKGAINQLTKSLACEWAVDNIRSNAVAPWYINTPMVEQVLSNKDYLEEVYSCTPLRRLGDPKDVSSLVAFLCLPASSYITGQIICVDGGMSVNGFYPRHD, encoded by the exons ATGTTTCAAACACTTGGTCCGCACTGTCCTCCCTcttcactccctctctttcccaAACCCCAACTCTCTCTCAGACCCACTCTCTTTACCCGTCAAACCGCCCTCGACATAAACTCGCTGCATTGCTCCCGTAAAAAACACTCCTTTCGCTCCATAACCAACTCGCTCCCGAGCGCCGGCACTACCACTGGCCCGAGACTCGACAACAGATGGTCTCTTCGAGGAATGACCACCCTCGTGACCGGCGGGACTCGCGGTATCGG GAATGCGATTGTGACGGAGTTGGTGGGCTTTGGGGCGAGAGTGCACACTTGCTCTCGAGACCTGAATGAGCTTGAGAGATGCTTGAAAGAGTGGGCCGCTGGCGGCTATGAAGTTACGGGGTCGGTTTGTGATGTTTCTATCagggaagagagggagaaacTGATGGGCACTGTCTCTTCTGTGTTTCATGGGAAGCTCAACATTCTT GTAAATAATGTGGGCACCAACATAAGGAAACCAGCCGTGGACTTCACGGCTGAAGAATTTACTCTTCTTATGGCTACGAATTTCGAGTCCATGTTCCATTTGTGCCAACTTGCTCATCCATTGCTAAAAGCATCGGGGCTGGGAAGTGTTGTCTTCACATCCTCTGTTTCTGgatttgtttctttaaaatcCATGTCTGTTCATGGGGCAACCAAAG GGGCAATTAATCAACTTACCAAAAGTCTGGCTTGTGAGTGGGCTGTAGACAACATAAGGAGCAATGCTGTTGCACCTTGGTACATCAATACTCCTATGGTGGAGCAA GTGCTCAGCAATAAGGATTATCTGGAAGAGGTGTACTCTTGTACACCACTCCGTCGCCTGGGTGATCCAAAGGATGTGTCATCTCTGGTGGCATTTCTTTGCTTGCCTGCATCATCGTACATTACCGGCCAGATTATTTGCGTGGACGGGGGGATGTCCGTGAACGGATTCTACCCAAGACACGATTAG
- the LOC115746077 gene encoding transcriptional regulator TAC1-like, which translates to MDSDHHEPAQEDSDKAISKNKEQQGSSQVRSYECIFCKRGFSNAQALGGHMNIHRKDKAKLKQSSTTSSYSAGSTVQPLPQTPSLDAKFTGNSDTSKASWPWVPRREGEKESRKKDDYSQVGGVQQLPLFSETPSSTKDHDQGQNIQTSEKGKPGGDSSSRSASELDLELRLGPEPQEPKGTKKFF; encoded by the coding sequence ATGGACAGTGATCACCATGAGCCTGCACAAGAAGATTCTGATAAAGCGATTTCCAAGAACAAAGAACAGCAAGGCTCAAGCCAGGTTAGATCCTATGAGTGCATATTCTGCAAGAGGGGCTTCTCAAATGCGCAAGCCCTAGGAGGTCACATGAACATCCACCGAAAAGACAAAGCCAAGCTCAAGCAATCCTCCACGACTTCGTCGTACTCTGCGGGTTCGACTGTCCAGCCACTGCCGCAGACGCCATCTTTGGATGCTAAGTTCACTGGGAATTCAGATACGAGCAAAGCATCTTGGCCTTGGGTTCCTCGGCGGGAAGGCGAGAAGGAGAGTCGCAAGAAGGATGATTATTCCCAGGTTGGTGGAGTTCAACAATTACCCTTGTTTTCCGAAACACCGTCCTCGACGAAGGATCACGATCAAGGACAAAATATTCAAACTTCGGAGAAGGGTAAACCGGGCGGCGATAGCTCCTCCAGGTCTGCTTCAGAACTAGACCTCGAGCTCAGGCTGGGACCAGAACCTCAAGAACCGAAGGGTACTAAAAAGTTCTTCTGA